In the genome of Cryptomeria japonica chromosome 8, Sugi_1.0, whole genome shotgun sequence, one region contains:
- the LOC131857918 gene encoding uncharacterized protein LOC131857918 — protein sequence MIIEDENYDICEAIREELFLNLKSVKKDNTQKFKFASPVDKKKVKLDILAIQAALAETSIESVANAKGKQKKSEEKTPEKKTTRVTRSALSKKEQGPKITETKESVPKKRRNGKLILQSESKGTESDEEPKKVKATGRMSKKAKVVPKVTTPLEIASYKPETMFERMKMLGRNKFENVKEYYDSFSKDEQKQIHQQLLNGKRAIIETKTHQLAYQIKQRIDALQSIAKDEFADDVSLLELDIEEIDPANIVFSNEKKDDLVIHIDEDIEDLVDLSEEITAPKMDLPSIIEVQNTTDNQPATQTEEVHIPVTKQQEKPQPPNEKLEKPKSPPAIEITQKETTKEAVTQKEEDKMEANTERAISKCMSSDKGKEKLRGEAAAMDGDAYFFNATVGVWSFA from the exons ATGATTATTGAAGATGAAAACTATGATATCTGTGAAGCTATTAGAGAAGAACTTTTTCTAAATTTGAAATCTGTCAAAAAGGATAATACCCAGAAATTTAAGTTTG CATCGCCTGTAGACAAAAAGAAGGTGAAATTGGATATTCTTGCAATCCAAGCTGCACTTGCTGAAACCAGTATTGAATCAGTAGCTAACgctaaaggaaagcaaaagaaaagtGAGGAAAAAACTCCTGAaaagaagactacaagggtgactcgaaGCGCCCTAAGCAAAAAGGAACAAggacccaaaataactgagacaaagGAAAGTGTACCAAAGAAGAGGAGAAATGGGAAATTAATTTTGCAATCAGAATCTAAGGGAACAGAGTCTGATGAAgaacctaagaaagtgaaagcaactGGCAGAATGTCAAAAAAGGCAAAGGTAGTACCAAAGGTAACTACACCTCTAGAAATTGCCTCCTACAAACCTGAAACCATGTTTGAAAGAATGAAAATGTTGGGAAGGAATAagtttgaaaatgttaaagaatattATGACTCTTTTTctaaagatgagcagaagcaaataCACCAACAG cttcttaatggaaAAAGAGCAATTATTGAGACAAAAACTCATCAATTGGCctatcaaatcaaacaaaggaTAGATGCCCTCCAATCTATCGCTAAGGATGAATTTGCAGATGATGTTTCTCTACTCGAATTGGACATAGAGGAAATTGACCCAGCTAACATAGTCTTCTCAAATGAGAAGAAGGATGACTTAGTTATTCATATTGATGAGGACATTGAGGATTTAGTAGACCTATCGGAAGAAATTACTGCACCTAAAATGGATCTTCCTTCAATCATAGAAGTACAAAATACAACAGATAATCAACCAGCTACTCAAACAGAGGAAGTCCATATACCGGTAACTAAACAACAAGAGAAACCTCAACCGCCAAATGAAAAACTGGAGAAACCCAAATCTCCACCGGCCATTGAGATCActcaaaaggagaccactaaggaaGCTGTTACACAGAAGGAAGAAGATAAAATGGAAGCAAATACAGAAAGAGCCATCAGTAAGTGCATGTCCTCTGACAAGGGAAAGGAAAAAct